The Aurantiacibacter gangjinensis genome includes a region encoding these proteins:
- a CDS encoding TonB-dependent receptor: MTVNRLLGSASIAALAFAAAPAMAQEVTGTVADETDTVSLQSAVIRIEELDRQAVTERDGSYRFNDVPVGTYTLTARFQGVPAESQTVVVPADGVVVADFRLGGDNAETILVYGQRANQANALAREYADDRVVDVLTRDAIGQFPDQNVAESLRRLPGINVLNDQGEGRFVAVRGLDPTLNATSINGVRVPSPEGDTRAVALDFISSDIIESIEVFKSLTPDMDADTIGASIQINTVSAFDRRGNFLTLSAEGSYNEYSEELRPKASANFAYRLADDIGISGGVSYYNRFFETDNIEADDWEEDNGLVYAEEIQYRDYDVERERISGSLGLDFRPSDTTELYVRGLYSRFDDQEFRRRLTFDFGDADVAGSGTSALYDGEITVERDVKDRFERQETYSISLGGETVTGPWTLEYMGSYARSSEREDNSVDPTEFEQEFGDLDVAIDYSDERTPLYSVSGMGAADFFDPAQYTLNDVELTRLSDAVDEEYTGRVDLARDFLIEGGTFTLQTGLKLRLREKTFDGEIEFYENDNYVLADVLGVGPTYRITDLAPLPGLGEATDFFFDNFGDFELQVADSLFDSAASDYAIEEDIYAGYLLGRFESDTLTVIGGVRYEHTQTDIFGNFVLLVEEDGTLPNGDIATDDTVIVSPQVTPANYGRFLPSLNIRWEPQQDLVFRAAGYRSLVRPGFSQIAPRFIAEQNDDDEVEGEFGNPDLDPYEAWNLDLGVDYYFSGNGAVSLGLFYKDVSNYIVDVEYESDGADRLVFNGIAFDEAVIPVNGERSEIFGIEAGFAMQWDMLPAPFDGILTQANYTYTNAEGVVPGGGVDVLGAVGPTRTIDLPATSEHTFNAVLGYEKGPISLRLAGTYRDDYLDELGGSPEEDRFVDSHFQLDATARYRITPNIQVFAQAVNLTDAEYFAFNNLGGRQNNYQYEIYGRTFKGGVRVTF, encoded by the coding sequence ATGACCGTAAACCGCCTGCTCGGCTCTGCCAGCATTGCCGCACTCGCTTTCGCCGCCGCGCCCGCCATGGCGCAGGAGGTCACCGGCACCGTGGCCGACGAGACCGACACCGTGTCGCTGCAATCGGCCGTCATCCGTATCGAGGAGCTGGACCGGCAGGCCGTCACCGAGCGCGACGGCAGCTATCGCTTCAACGATGTGCCCGTCGGCACCTACACGCTTACCGCCCGCTTCCAGGGCGTGCCTGCCGAAAGCCAGACAGTGGTCGTGCCCGCCGATGGCGTGGTGGTCGCGGACTTCCGTCTTGGCGGCGACAATGCCGAGACAATCCTCGTTTACGGCCAGCGCGCCAACCAGGCGAATGCCCTTGCGCGCGAATATGCGGATGACCGCGTAGTCGATGTCCTCACCCGCGATGCCATCGGCCAGTTCCCCGACCAGAACGTGGCCGAGAGCTTGCGCCGCCTTCCCGGCATCAACGTGCTGAACGACCAAGGCGAGGGCCGCTTCGTAGCCGTGCGCGGCCTTGACCCGACGCTCAACGCCACCTCGATCAACGGCGTGCGCGTGCCCTCGCCCGAAGGCGATACGCGCGCCGTCGCGCTGGATTTCATCTCCAGCGACATCATCGAGAGCATCGAGGTGTTCAAGTCTCTCACCCCGGACATGGATGCCGATACGATCGGCGCCAGCATCCAGATCAATACGGTCAGCGCGTTCGACCGGCGCGGCAACTTCCTCACCCTGTCGGCGGAAGGCAGCTATAACGAGTATTCCGAAGAACTGCGCCCGAAAGCGAGCGCCAACTTCGCCTATCGTCTGGCCGACGATATCGGCATTTCGGGCGGTGTCTCCTATTACAACCGCTTCTTCGAGACGGACAATATCGAGGCGGACGACTGGGAAGAGGATAACGGCCTCGTCTACGCCGAAGAGATCCAGTACCGCGATTACGACGTGGAGCGCGAGCGGATCAGCGGCTCGCTCGGCCTCGATTTCCGCCCGTCGGACACGACCGAGCTTTACGTGCGCGGCCTTTACAGCCGCTTCGACGACCAAGAATTCCGCCGCCGCTTGACCTTCGACTTCGGCGATGCCGATGTGGCAGGCTCCGGCACCAGCGCGCTTTACGATGGCGAAATCACGGTCGAGCGCGATGTAAAGGATCGCTTCGAGCGGCAGGAAACCTACTCGATCAGCCTTGGCGGCGAGACCGTGACCGGGCCGTGGACGCTGGAATATATGGGCAGCTATGCCCGCTCCAGCGAGCGCGAGGACAACAGCGTCGACCCGACCGAGTTCGAGCAGGAATTCGGCGATCTGGACGTAGCCATCGACTATTCGGATGAGCGCACGCCGCTTTATTCCGTATCGGGGATGGGCGCTGCGGACTTCTTCGATCCGGCGCAATACACGCTTAACGATGTGGAACTGACGCGCCTTTCGGACGCGGTCGACGAGGAATATACCGGCCGCGTCGACCTGGCCCGCGATTTCCTGATCGAGGGCGGCACCTTCACGCTGCAGACCGGCCTCAAGCTGCGCCTGCGCGAAAAGACGTTCGACGGCGAGATCGAGTTCTACGAGAACGACAATTACGTGCTGGCCGATGTGCTGGGCGTCGGTCCTACCTACCGCATCACCGATCTTGCACCCCTGCCGGGCCTTGGTGAGGCAACCGATTTCTTCTTCGACAATTTCGGCGATTTCGAGCTGCAAGTCGCCGACAGCCTGTTCGACAGCGCGGCATCGGATTACGCCATCGAAGAGGATATCTATGCAGGCTACCTGCTTGGCCGTTTCGAAAGCGACACGCTGACAGTGATCGGCGGCGTACGCTACGAGCATACGCAGACCGACATATTCGGGAATTTCGTTCTTTTGGTGGAGGAAGACGGCACATTGCCCAATGGCGATATCGCGACCGACGACACGGTGATCGTATCGCCGCAGGTGACACCGGCCAATTACGGGCGCTTCCTGCCAAGCCTCAACATTCGCTGGGAGCCGCAGCAGGATCTCGTCTTCCGCGCAGCGGGCTATCGCAGCCTTGTGCGCCCCGGCTTCTCGCAGATCGCCCCGCGTTTCATCGCGGAGCAGAATGACGATGACGAGGTAGAAGGCGAATTCGGCAATCCCGATCTCGACCCGTATGAGGCGTGGAACCTCGACCTTGGCGTCGACTACTACTTCTCCGGCAATGGTGCCGTCAGCCTCGGCCTTTTCTACAAGGATGTGTCGAACTACATCGTCGATGTCGAATATGAGAGCGATGGCGCAGACCGGCTGGTCTTCAATGGCATTGCGTTCGATGAGGCCGTCATCCCGGTGAATGGCGAGCGCTCGGAAATCTTCGGGATTGAAGCCGGGTTCGCCATGCAGTGGGACATGCTGCCCGCACCCTTCGACGGCATCCTGACACAGGCGAACTACACCTACACCAATGCCGAAGGCGTCGTGCCGGGCGGCGGGGTGGATGTGCTGGGCGCGGTCGGCCCGACCCGCACCATCGACCTGCCCGCCACCAGCGAGCATACGTTCAACGCCGTGCTCGGTTACGAGAAAGGCCCGATAAGCCTGCGCCTCGCAGGCACCTATCGCGACGATTATCTGGACGAGCTGGGCGGTTCGCCCGAGGAAGACCGCTTCGTCGACAGCCACTTCCAGCTCGATGCGACGGCGCGCTATCGCATCACGCCGAACATCCAGGTTTTCGCGCAGGCAGTGAACCTGACCGATGCGGAATATTTCGCCTTCAACAATCTCGGCGGACGGCAGAACAATTATCAGTACGAAATCTATGGCCGCACCTTCAAAGGCGGCGTGCGGGTGACGTTCTGA